Genomic window (Streptomyces liliiviolaceus):
GCCGCATCCAGACCGGACTTGCGGACCGTCTCGACCAGCAGCACCGCACCAACTTGCGAAACCACTCCGCGACCGCCGCCCTCGACGCGGACACGTGGGTAGGACCCGATACGCTTTTCACCTGGAAAGTGCCTCCGAAGTAGCGGGAACAAGGACCTCAGAAATCCTTATGCTCGCTTGGCAGAGGCACTTTCTGCTTTCTTGATCACCAGCCGGACAGCTCTCCTCGTGAAAGCGCGAGGCTAGTGGAAGTCGCCGTCTTCCTCTCCGGGTACGGGGCGGCCCTGGAAAGAATCGAAGACGTGGATTTTGTGGTACACGGCATCCAAGGAGTCGAGGATGGCCCGCATCCATACCGACATCGCTCCACAATGATGCCCAGGATGTCGTCCTCGATCACGCGGGTGAGTTGCGTTTGCGTGGCCGTGAGACGGTCCCGGACGACCGTGTGGCGTTCGCGGTATCGGGACGCTACCAGCGGGTTGATGCCATAGGCAGGCCGTCCGGTAGCTCTCGAGCAGTTCCGGGGAGGTTTCAATTGGCGCTGGTACGCGGGTGTCGCCATGTTCGGCCAGCAGGCTAACGAGTTGTTTCGAGGCCGACAAAGTCGTTGCTGGCCCGAGGCACCCGAGTACCCTCGGTGTCGGCTAGGGCCCAGATCGAGTACTGACCAGTCCGGAACAGCGTCTTGATGACGGAACCTGAAGTGGCAGATATTCAGCGACGCAAGTGCACTTGCTCTACGCGAAATGAGATGAGGAGCAATCGAGCGGGCCCGCCAAACGTGACGGCACTGGGGCAGGCGTAAGCACTGAACTCGCCGACCCCGAACCCGGCAACGATCTCCGCCAAGACGGTGTGCTCACGTAGGTACACCAGTGCCGCCATCACATGCTGAGAGGCGGAGCCTTCTCACAGGTGGCTGCAATCATCGTCATCCACTCCACA
Coding sequences:
- a CDS encoding TylF/MycF family methyltransferase, whose product is MSVWMRAILDSLDAVYHKIHVFDSFQGRPVPGEEDGDFH